One genomic region from Actinocatenispora thailandica encodes:
- the dgoD gene encoding galactonate dehydratase: MRIARIETFQVPPRWLFCRVETDDGLVGWGEPVVEGRAEVVRAAVEVAAEHLLGADPLRIEDHWQVLTKGGFYRGGPVLSSAVAGLDQALWDIAGQAYGVPVYALLGGPVRDRVRMYTWVGGDEPAEITDSVGAAVAAGFTAVKMNGFGRIGRAATAADLAGLVDRVAAARAVLGADRDVAVDFHGRVAWPTAPRAIAAIADLHPLFVEEPLPPEYGHQLSRLTAGPVPIATGERLYSRTDFLPALTAGIAVAQPDLSHAGGISEVRRIGALAETFDVPLAPHCPLGPVALAASLQVDFATPNVLIQEQSMGIHYNTGNDLLDYVADPTPFRFVDGYAQRTETPGLGVTLDEAAVRAADGRDAGWRNPLWRHPDGSLAEW; this comes from the coding sequence ATGAGGATCGCACGGATCGAGACGTTCCAGGTACCGCCGCGCTGGCTGTTCTGCCGGGTGGAGACCGACGACGGGCTGGTCGGCTGGGGCGAGCCGGTCGTCGAGGGCCGCGCCGAGGTGGTTCGCGCCGCCGTCGAGGTCGCCGCCGAACACCTGCTCGGCGCCGACCCGCTGCGCATCGAGGACCACTGGCAGGTGCTGACCAAGGGCGGCTTCTACCGCGGTGGGCCGGTCCTGTCCAGCGCCGTCGCCGGCCTCGACCAGGCGCTCTGGGACATCGCCGGCCAGGCGTACGGGGTCCCGGTGTACGCGCTGCTCGGCGGCCCGGTGCGGGACCGGGTGCGGATGTACACCTGGGTCGGCGGCGACGAGCCGGCTGAGATCACCGACTCGGTCGGCGCCGCCGTCGCCGCCGGCTTCACCGCCGTCAAGATGAACGGGTTCGGCCGGATCGGCCGGGCCGCCACCGCCGCCGACCTCGCCGGCCTGGTGGACCGGGTCGCCGCCGCCCGCGCCGTACTCGGGGCCGACCGGGACGTCGCCGTCGACTTCCACGGCCGGGTCGCCTGGCCCACCGCGCCCCGGGCCATCGCCGCGATCGCCGACCTGCACCCGCTGTTCGTCGAGGAACCACTCCCCCCGGAGTACGGCCACCAGCTGTCCCGGTTGACCGCTGGCCCGGTGCCGATCGCGACCGGGGAACGGCTCTACTCCCGTACCGACTTCCTGCCCGCGCTGACCGCCGGGATCGCCGTCGCCCAGCCGGACCTGTCGCATGCCGGCGGCATCTCCGAGGTACGCCGGATCGGCGCGCTCGCCGAGACCTTCGACGTGCCGCTCGCCCCGCACTGCCCGCTCGGGCCGGTGGCGCTCGCCGCGTCGCTGCAGGTCGACTTCGCCACGCCCAACGTGCTGATCCAGGAACAGTCCATGGGCATCCACTACAACACCGGCAACGACCTGCTCGACTACGTCGCCGACCCGACCCCGTTCCGGTTCGTCGACGGGTACGCGCAGCGCACCGAGACGCCCGGCCTCGGCGTGACGCTCGACGAGGCCGCCGTCCGCGCCGCCGACGGCCGCGACGCCGGCTGGCGCAACCCGCTCTGGCGCCATCCCGACGGCTCGCTCGCGGAGTGGTGA
- a CDS encoding YihY/virulence factor BrkB family protein, with translation MIRRLSDAWSARLGLLLRQAWGRLLRLSGPRTRRALVLVRRAVGEFAEDRCPQLAAAIAFHVLLSVFPLAIVVLSTFGLVADEAHVRDTVIGTVTAYVPLTADGQRGLAALLAQLQGGSAALGLLGLLGVVIAASGMMGALRTALTLAWDAPAPRGFLHGKLVDVLLVAATGPVLLASFVLTVVDRLTSRAGQSPEVLGRLVGAAGWLLGLLAPMALTFVVFVLLFRIVPATRTRVADVWPGALFGTVLFEALKDGFAVYLANFAHYNAIYGVLGAAAAFIFFVYLSANVLLLAAEVASEHAQRAPAARR, from the coding sequence GTGATCCGCCGCCTGTCGGACGCCTGGTCCGCCCGGCTCGGCCTGCTGCTACGCCAGGCGTGGGGGCGACTGCTCCGGCTGTCCGGCCCGCGCACCCGGCGAGCGCTGGTGCTGGTTCGGCGCGCGGTGGGCGAGTTCGCCGAGGACCGCTGCCCGCAGCTGGCCGCCGCCATCGCGTTCCACGTCCTGCTGTCGGTGTTTCCGCTGGCCATCGTGGTGCTGTCGACGTTCGGCCTGGTCGCCGACGAGGCGCACGTCCGGGACACGGTGATCGGTACGGTCACCGCCTACGTGCCGCTGACCGCGGACGGGCAGCGTGGCCTCGCCGCGCTGCTGGCGCAGTTGCAGGGCGGGTCGGCCGCGCTGGGACTGCTCGGCCTGCTCGGCGTGGTGATCGCCGCCTCCGGAATGATGGGCGCGCTGCGTACCGCGCTCACCCTCGCCTGGGACGCGCCGGCGCCCCGGGGGTTCCTGCACGGCAAGCTGGTCGACGTGCTGCTGGTCGCCGCCACCGGCCCGGTGCTGCTGGCGTCGTTCGTGCTGACCGTGGTGGACCGGCTGACCAGCCGGGCCGGGCAGTCACCGGAGGTGCTCGGCCGGCTCGTCGGTGCGGCGGGCTGGCTGCTCGGGCTGCTGGCGCCGATGGCGCTCACCTTCGTCGTGTTCGTGCTGCTGTTCCGGATCGTGCCGGCCACCCGGACCCGGGTGGCCGACGTCTGGCCGGGAGCCCTGTTCGGCACGGTGCTGTTCGAGGCGCTGAAGGACGGGTTCGCCGTCTACCTGGCCAACTTCGCCCACTACAACGCCATCTACGGGGTGCTCGGCGCGGCGGCGGCGTTCATCTTCTTCGTGTACCTGTCGGCGAACGTGCTGCTGCTGGCGGCCGAGGTCGCCTCCGAGCATGCGCAGCGGGCACCGGCCGCCCGGCGCTGA
- the ehuA gene encoding ectoine/hydroxyectoine ABC transporter ATP-binding protein EhuA, with the protein MVQFDKVVKQFGTNVVLDHLDFSVAQGERVTLIGPSGSGKTTILRLLMTLEKINGGVIYVEGEPLSHMMRGGQLVPASERYLGTVRKKIGMVFQQFNLFPNMKVLDNVTEAPIHVLGLPRDEAVERAKQLLDMVGLGDRVDQHPTSLSGGQQQRVAIARALAMQPDVLLLDEVTSALDPELVADVLNVLRDIAQTTTITMLIVTHEMQFARDVSNRILMFDKGRIVEEGPPDKIFSNPENERTQTFLRAVLEER; encoded by the coding sequence ATGGTGCAGTTCGACAAGGTGGTGAAGCAGTTCGGCACCAATGTCGTCCTCGATCACCTGGACTTCTCCGTCGCCCAGGGCGAGCGGGTCACGTTGATCGGGCCGTCCGGGTCGGGGAAGACCACGATCCTGCGGCTGCTGATGACGCTGGAGAAGATCAACGGCGGTGTCATCTACGTCGAGGGCGAGCCGCTGTCGCACATGATGCGCGGGGGCCAGCTCGTTCCGGCAAGCGAGCGCTACCTGGGCACCGTGCGCAAGAAGATCGGCATGGTCTTCCAGCAGTTCAACCTGTTCCCGAACATGAAGGTGCTGGACAACGTCACCGAGGCGCCGATCCACGTGCTCGGACTGCCGAGGGACGAAGCGGTGGAGCGGGCGAAACAGCTGCTGGACATGGTGGGCCTCGGCGACCGGGTCGACCAGCACCCGACCTCGCTGTCCGGCGGTCAGCAGCAGCGGGTGGCGATCGCCCGGGCGCTTGCCATGCAGCCCGACGTGCTGCTGCTGGACGAGGTCACCTCGGCGCTCGACCCGGAACTCGTCGCCGACGTGCTCAACGTGCTGCGCGACATCGCCCAGACGACGACCATCACGATGCTGATCGTCACGCACGAGATGCAGTTCGCCCGGGACGTGTCCAACCGGATCCTGATGTTCGACAAGGGCCGGATCGTGGAGGAGGGCCCGCCGGACAAGATCTTCTCGAACCCGGAGAACGAGCGCACCCAGACGTTCCTGCGCGCCGTCCTCGAAGAGCGCTGA
- the ehuD gene encoding ectoine/hydroxyectoine ABC transporter permease subunit EhuD: MFDTSNLGEILPLLLVGFFRYTLTATLIGTGIGVVFGLVLAILRRMHTRWVRVPVRAFVEFVRSTPLMVQLLFATGVGFVARPLGPFLVGSIVLGIHYATYMSEVYRAGIDGVPKGQWEAAVALSMSRRRTWQAVVLPQAVRNVLPALGNYAISMFKDTPYLSVIAVPEMVRVAEEYGGEHFAYTGTFTLAAILFLLASYPTSILVRKLETRLGH, from the coding sequence ATGTTCGATACCTCCAATCTCGGCGAGATCCTGCCGCTGCTGCTGGTGGGGTTCTTCCGCTACACGCTGACCGCCACCCTGATCGGTACCGGGATCGGCGTGGTGTTCGGCCTGGTCCTGGCGATCCTGCGCCGGATGCACACCCGGTGGGTCCGGGTGCCGGTGCGGGCTTTCGTGGAGTTCGTCCGCAGCACCCCGTTGATGGTGCAGTTGCTGTTCGCGACGGGTGTCGGCTTCGTGGCCCGGCCACTCGGCCCGTTCCTGGTCGGCTCCATCGTGCTCGGCATCCACTACGCCACCTACATGTCGGAGGTGTACCGGGCGGGCATCGACGGTGTGCCGAAGGGGCAGTGGGAAGCCGCCGTGGCGCTGTCGATGTCGCGGCGCCGCACCTGGCAGGCGGTGGTCCTGCCGCAGGCGGTGCGCAACGTGCTGCCGGCACTGGGTAACTACGCCATCTCGATGTTCAAGGACACGCCGTACCTGTCGGTGATTGCGGTGCCGGAAATGGTGCGAGTGGCCGAGGAGTACGGTGGCGAGCACTTCGCCTACACCGGCACGTTCACGCTGGCGGCGATCCTCTTCCTGCTGGCCAGCTACCCGACCTCGATCCTGGTACGAAAGCTGGAGACGCGCCTTGGACACTGA
- a CDS encoding amino acid ABC transporter permease, whose protein sequence is MDKVLHAVFGSWDQILSGLGYTILATVLGALLALILAFILGLGSRARNVVVRGVVRAVVEFFRGTSLFVQLFWFYYAMPELGFGFAPVQIGSFIIPSGVFAGVVAFGLNFGAYGAEVVRGAINAVPKAQWEGATALNMSPFQRMRLVILPQAWVGMIPPFNNLLIQLLKSTPLLSLVLVADLTAVFQQIRDDTANTLATFFVLMLIYFVIAYVFTLLMNALETVASAKLGRGRGLRAVFRIRAADTSVDIGKGVR, encoded by the coding sequence ATGGATAAGGTTCTGCACGCGGTCTTCGGATCCTGGGACCAGATCCTCTCCGGTCTGGGCTACACGATCCTGGCCACCGTGCTCGGTGCGCTGCTTGCGCTGATCCTCGCGTTCATCCTGGGACTCGGGTCCCGAGCCCGCAACGTGGTGGTGCGCGGCGTGGTGCGCGCGGTGGTGGAGTTCTTCCGCGGTACCTCGCTCTTCGTTCAGTTGTTCTGGTTCTACTACGCCATGCCGGAGCTGGGTTTCGGCTTCGCTCCGGTCCAGATCGGCTCGTTCATCATCCCGAGCGGCGTGTTCGCGGGAGTGGTCGCCTTCGGGCTGAACTTCGGTGCGTACGGCGCCGAGGTGGTGCGGGGTGCGATCAACGCGGTGCCGAAGGCGCAGTGGGAGGGCGCCACGGCGCTGAACATGTCGCCGTTCCAGCGGATGCGGCTGGTCATCCTGCCGCAGGCCTGGGTAGGGATGATCCCACCGTTCAACAACCTGCTCATCCAGTTGCTGAAGTCCACCCCGCTGCTGTCGCTGGTGCTCGTTGCCGACCTGACGGCGGTGTTCCAGCAGATCCGGGACGACACGGCGAACACGTTGGCCACGTTCTTCGTGCTGATGCTGATCTACTTCGTCATCGCCTACGTGTTCACGCTGCTGATGAACGCCCTGGAGACGGTGGCCTCGGCCAAGCTCGGCCGCGGTCGCGGGCTGCGCGCGGTGTTCCGGATCCGGGCGGCCGACACTTCAGTGGACATCGGTAAGGGGGTGCGGTGA
- the ehuB gene encoding ectoine/hydroxyectoine ABC transporter substrate-binding protein EhuB: MTDNSQWSRRTLLRSAAVGGGLLTVPGLLAACSRTQTGTGASKEDTLSKIKSSKTVTIGFAGEQPYGFKKGGELTGEAPTLHKKIFGELGITNVKGVLVQNFDALIPGLTAGHFDVISAGMSITPERCKKVLFSEPEFTGATALMVKKGNPKKLSALKSVATSGATLGVLTAAVEKGYAQAYGVSDSKIKSYGSQQDALDAMLNGQIDAIALTDISLHWLAHLNAGKPVEVLASFVPVVKGTKQTSAGGAVFRKSDTSLQAAFNKKLKAITSNESEYLSLLKPFGFGKNNVPPASLTTSKLCAG; encoded by the coding sequence GTGACGGACAACAGTCAGTGGTCTCGTCGTACGCTCCTTCGCTCCGCCGCGGTCGGTGGCGGGCTGCTCACCGTGCCGGGCCTGCTGGCCGCGTGCTCGCGCACCCAGACCGGCACGGGCGCCAGCAAGGAGGACACACTCAGCAAGATCAAGAGTTCCAAGACGGTGACGATCGGTTTCGCCGGTGAGCAGCCGTACGGGTTCAAGAAGGGCGGTGAGTTGACCGGCGAAGCGCCGACGCTGCACAAGAAGATCTTCGGCGAGCTCGGCATCACCAACGTCAAGGGCGTGCTGGTGCAGAACTTCGACGCGCTCATTCCCGGCCTGACCGCCGGCCACTTCGACGTCATCTCGGCAGGCATGTCGATCACGCCGGAGCGGTGCAAGAAGGTGCTGTTCTCCGAGCCGGAGTTCACCGGTGCCACCGCACTGATGGTCAAGAAGGGCAACCCCAAGAAGTTGTCCGCACTCAAGTCGGTGGCCACTTCTGGCGCCACCCTGGGTGTGCTGACCGCCGCGGTGGAGAAAGGCTACGCCCAGGCGTACGGGGTGTCCGACTCGAAGATCAAGTCGTACGGCAGCCAGCAGGACGCGCTGGACGCCATGCTCAACGGCCAGATCGACGCGATCGCACTGACCGACATCTCGCTGCACTGGCTCGCACACCTCAACGCGGGCAAGCCGGTCGAGGTGCTGGCGTCGTTCGTGCCGGTCGTCAAGGGCACCAAGCAGACCAGTGCCGGCGGTGCCGTGTTCCGTAAGTCCGACACCAGTCTGCAGGCGGCGTTCAACAAGAAGCTGAAGGCGATCACCTCGAACGAGTCGGAGTACCTGAGCCTGCTCAAGCCCTTCGGTTTCGGCAAGAACAACGTGCCGCCGGCGAGCCTGACCACGTCCAAGCTCTGCGCCGGCTGA
- a CDS encoding GntR family transcriptional regulator — MRSSGEFFASPYSPRNAASVGPRAEDHPCPRESTVDLIAARLRQAIFEGTLPAGAPLGEAELAEQLGVSRGPLREAAQRLVQERLLTTTRRRGLAVVSMDAAAVADVYLARTAVEGAACRVVLRDNVVDRTVRTLSKVHQRMARANKRRDAHAVGDTDIEFHQALVDAAGSARLSATIATLLIETRLCTYSLDREFRVRADMPDSHAEIIDAIAARDEPGLLTVVERHMTEAAGRLTAPTAVDTISSPAPAAPRPLDPLELPLDD, encoded by the coding sequence GTGCGTAGCAGTGGCGAATTCTTCGCGTCGCCCTATTCGCCCCGCAACGCCGCTTCGGTCGGGCCGCGCGCAGAAGATCACCCCTGTCCCCGCGAGTCCACTGTGGACCTGATCGCGGCCCGGCTCCGGCAGGCCATCTTCGAGGGCACCCTGCCGGCCGGCGCCCCGCTCGGCGAGGCGGAACTGGCCGAGCAGCTCGGCGTCAGCCGCGGCCCGCTGCGCGAGGCGGCCCAGCGGCTGGTGCAGGAACGGCTGCTCACCACCACCCGGCGCCGCGGGCTCGCCGTGGTCAGCATGGACGCCGCCGCGGTCGCCGACGTCTACCTCGCCCGTACCGCCGTCGAAGGCGCCGCCTGCCGGGTCGTGTTGCGAGACAACGTCGTCGACCGCACCGTGCGCACCCTGAGCAAGGTGCACCAACGGATGGCCCGGGCGAACAAGCGCCGCGACGCGCACGCCGTCGGCGACACCGACATCGAGTTCCACCAGGCGCTGGTGGACGCCGCCGGCAGCGCGCGGCTGTCCGCCACCATCGCCACCCTGCTGATCGAGACCCGGCTCTGCACCTACTCGCTGGACCGCGAGTTCCGGGTCCGCGCCGACATGCCGGACTCGCACGCCGAGATCATCGACGCCATCGCGGCGCGGGACGAACCGGGCCTCCTCACGGTCGTCGAGCGACACATGACCGAGGCGGCCGGCCGGCTCACCGCGCCCACCGCCGTCGACACCATCTCCAGCCCGGCGCCGGCCGCGCCGCGCCCGCTCGACCCGCTGGAACTCCCCCTCGACGACTGA
- a CDS encoding MFS transporter, with product MPALGAYRALFAATGPRLPVLSFLARLPNAMGPLGVLTLLVATTGSYSAAGIATAALGLGAAFGGPAVGALADRYGQRRVGLLAALVDAAGYAGLVAAALLHGPTPLVTGLATIAGLATPQVGPFMRVRWVHLLGARGELVPTAFSYEGAVDETSFVAGPALVGLCALVFPPAVPLLIAAALLVVAGLAFALHPTAPTPAGASGGAAPRGRLPRRPVLGLVLAMAALGAIFGGTQTGITALAGAIGRPGSAGLIYAVLGVGSATAGLATAWLPARFRYPARYLVFAAALAVAVTALLAISGPAGAVAAMAVLGLLVAPYLITVYALAERIAPPGRTATVLTLLAAGIVAGVALGAGLAGTLADRYGYPGAFGVPVAAGVFALLLAAGTHRRLARAIAAPAPAATRPDPVPAR from the coding sequence GTGCCCGCCCTGGGTGCCTATCGTGCGCTGTTCGCTGCCACCGGTCCGCGGTTGCCGGTGCTGTCCTTCCTTGCCCGGCTGCCCAACGCGATGGGCCCGCTCGGCGTGCTCACCCTGCTGGTCGCCACCACCGGGTCGTACTCGGCGGCGGGCATCGCGACCGCCGCGCTCGGGCTCGGCGCCGCGTTCGGTGGTCCTGCGGTCGGTGCCCTCGCCGACCGGTACGGGCAGCGCCGGGTCGGGCTGCTCGCCGCGCTGGTGGACGCCGCCGGGTACGCCGGGCTGGTCGCCGCCGCGCTGCTGCACGGTCCGACCCCGCTGGTCACCGGCCTCGCCACCATCGCCGGCCTGGCCACCCCGCAGGTCGGCCCGTTCATGCGGGTCCGCTGGGTGCACCTGCTCGGTGCCCGCGGCGAGCTGGTGCCGACCGCCTTCTCGTACGAGGGTGCGGTCGACGAGACGTCGTTCGTGGCCGGCCCCGCGCTGGTCGGGCTGTGCGCGCTGGTGTTCCCGCCGGCCGTGCCGCTGCTGATCGCGGCGGCGCTGCTGGTGGTGGCGGGGCTGGCGTTCGCGCTGCACCCGACCGCGCCGACGCCGGCGGGAGCCTCCGGCGGCGCCGCACCGCGGGGCCGGTTGCCGCGCCGGCCGGTGCTCGGACTGGTCCTCGCGATGGCGGCGCTCGGCGCGATCTTCGGCGGCACCCAGACCGGCATCACCGCGCTCGCCGGTGCGATCGGCCGCCCCGGCTCGGCCGGGCTGATCTACGCCGTGCTCGGCGTCGGCAGCGCCACCGCCGGCCTCGCGACCGCCTGGCTGCCGGCCCGGTTCCGTTACCCCGCAAGGTATCTGGTGTTCGCCGCGGCACTCGCGGTGGCGGTCACCGCGCTGCTTGCCATCTCCGGCCCGGCCGGCGCCGTCGCCGCGATGGCGGTCCTCGGCCTGCTGGTCGCCCCGTACCTGATCACCGTGTACGCGCTGGCCGAACGGATCGCACCGCCCGGCCGCACCGCGACGGTGCTGACCCTGCTCGCCGCCGGCATCGTCGCCGGGGTCGCGCTCGGCGCCGGCCTCGCCGGTACCCTCGCCGACCGGTACGGCTACCCCGGTGCGTTCGGCGTGCCGGTCGCCGCCGGGGTGTTCGCGCTGCTGCTGGCCGCCGGCACGCACCGCCGACTGGCCCGCGCCATCGCGGCGCCGGCGCCGGCCGCGACCCGACCCGACCCGGTACCCGCCCGCTGA
- a CDS encoding SanA/YdcF family protein encodes MMSRLPAPLRRWLRPRRLLATGLAGVALVAVLLGGAVGWVHLRAHGHLYYSVAAAPSAPVALVFGAEVYQDDTPSPFLTGRLELARRLFVAGKVRALLVTGDHRRWGYDEPDVMRAWLVDHGVPMDRIVTDYAGFDTYQSCARAKRIFGVHRALVVSQDFHVPRATALCRSVGIDADGVGDTGQHRWDAYPRNWVREQLADVKAIYSMVMQPDPEFLGRREHGVERAVR; translated from the coding sequence ATGATGTCGAGACTGCCCGCTCCGCTCCGTCGCTGGCTGCGGCCGCGGCGGCTGCTGGCGACGGGTCTCGCCGGGGTGGCGCTGGTGGCCGTGCTGCTCGGCGGCGCGGTCGGCTGGGTGCACCTCCGCGCGCACGGCCACCTCTACTACTCGGTCGCGGCGGCGCCGAGCGCGCCGGTGGCGCTGGTGTTCGGTGCCGAGGTGTACCAGGACGACACCCCGTCACCGTTCCTGACGGGCCGGCTGGAGCTGGCCCGCCGGCTGTTCGTGGCGGGCAAGGTGCGCGCCCTGCTCGTCACCGGCGACCACCGCCGGTGGGGGTACGACGAGCCGGACGTGATGCGCGCCTGGCTGGTCGATCACGGGGTGCCGATGGACCGGATCGTCACCGACTACGCCGGCTTCGACACGTACCAGTCGTGCGCGCGGGCGAAGCGGATCTTCGGCGTACACCGGGCGCTGGTCGTCTCGCAGGATTTCCACGTTCCGCGGGCGACGGCGCTGTGCCGGTCGGTCGGCATCGACGCGGACGGCGTCGGCGACACCGGCCAGCACCGCTGGGACGCGTACCCGCGCAACTGGGTCCGCGAGCAGCTCGCCGACGTGAAGGCGATCTACAGCATGGTGATGCAGCCGGATCCGGAGTTCCTCGGCCGCCGCGAACACGGCGTCGAGCGGGCCGTGCGCTGA
- a CDS encoding GNAT family N-acetyltransferase: MSARVTLRPMTPAEFDTYLGRSVRGYAQEKVRAGEFAPERADEQARAEFALLLPEGVRTNGMLLFTAVDGSEPVGMLWLALPSARRRQAWVYELWVAPTARSRGYGRAIMRAGERELAARGVSEVGLNVFGDNTTAIGLYESLGYAVVSQQMTKQVGGT, translated from the coding sequence ATGAGTGCGCGGGTGACGTTGCGGCCGATGACCCCGGCCGAGTTCGACACGTACCTCGGCCGTTCGGTCCGGGGGTACGCGCAGGAGAAGGTGCGGGCCGGCGAGTTCGCCCCCGAACGGGCCGACGAGCAGGCCCGCGCCGAGTTCGCGCTGCTGCTGCCGGAGGGCGTGCGGACAAACGGGATGCTGCTGTTCACCGCGGTCGACGGGTCCGAGCCGGTCGGCATGCTGTGGCTGGCGCTGCCGTCCGCCCGCCGCCGCCAGGCCTGGGTGTACGAGCTGTGGGTGGCGCCCACCGCCCGGTCCCGCGGCTACGGCCGGGCGATCATGCGGGCCGGCGAACGGGAACTGGCCGCCCGCGGTGTCAGTGAGGTCGGGCTGAACGTGTTCGGCGACAACACCACCGCCATCGGCCTGTACGAGAGCCTCGGCTACGCGGTGGTGTCGCAGCAGATGACCAAGCAGGTCGGCGGCACCTGA
- a CDS encoding VOC family protein encodes MAVGRLRAVAIDCAEPEELAEFWAALTGGKVAFRSPQFCAVDADGSWLSTVRVADYAPPTWPDGPAPKQLHFEVSVTDLDAAEAAALELGARKANAQPAPDRWRVFLDPAGHPFCLTTQIPD; translated from the coding sequence ATGGCAGTGGGGCGACTGCGGGCGGTGGCGATCGACTGTGCCGAGCCCGAGGAGCTGGCGGAGTTCTGGGCGGCGCTGACCGGCGGCAAGGTGGCGTTCCGGTCGCCGCAGTTCTGCGCCGTGGACGCCGACGGCAGCTGGCTGAGCACCGTCCGGGTGGCCGACTACGCCCCGCCGACCTGGCCGGACGGGCCGGCGCCCAAGCAACTCCACTTCGAGGTTTCGGTGACCGACCTGGACGCCGCCGAGGCGGCCGCGCTGGAACTGGGTGCGCGCAAGGCGAACGCGCAACCGGCGCCGGACCGCTGGCGGGTCTTCCTCGACCCGGCCGGCCACCCGTTCTGCCTCACCACCCAGATCCCAGACTGA
- a CDS encoding ABC transporter ATP-binding protein, with the protein MTRRTGPADPAVPGGGGTGSAVDGVAATPAVAPAVAGAATPAEPALLSVRDLVTSFPIRSTLLRRVTGRIEAVAGVSFDLPAGQTLGIVGESGSGKSTLARTIVGLARATAGSVLFGGTDLAAAPADEVRRRRRDIQMIFQDPYTSLNPGRTVRQLVTEAWQVHPDVVPRRRWAAELGELLERVGLDPDHADRYPHQFSGGQRQRIGIARALALRPRLVICDEPVSALDVSIQAQVLNLLRDLQRDLGLTYLFISHDLSVVRHVADRVAVLYLGRVVEEAPTAEIFAAPAHPYTRALLSAVPRLRPWREVAPEPVVLAGDLPSPANPPSGCRFRTRCAQAAEVCAAEVPDLVPRGTHPVACHLVPR; encoded by the coding sequence ATGACCCGGCGAACCGGACCGGCCGACCCGGCCGTCCCCGGCGGTGGCGGCACCGGTTCCGCCGTCGATGGTGTCGCGGCCACGCCCGCGGTCGCCCCGGCCGTGGCCGGTGCCGCGACGCCGGCCGAGCCGGCCCTGTTGTCGGTGCGCGACCTGGTGACGAGCTTCCCGATCCGGTCGACGCTGCTGCGCCGGGTGACCGGCCGGATCGAGGCGGTCGCCGGCGTCTCCTTCGACCTGCCGGCCGGGCAGACCCTCGGCATCGTCGGCGAGTCGGGCTCCGGCAAGTCGACCCTGGCCCGGACGATCGTCGGCCTGGCCCGGGCCACGGCCGGTTCGGTGCTGTTCGGCGGCACCGACCTGGCCGCGGCGCCGGCGGACGAGGTGCGGCGCCGGCGGCGGGACATCCAGATGATCTTCCAGGACCCGTACACGTCGCTCAACCCGGGCCGCACCGTGCGCCAGCTCGTCACCGAGGCCTGGCAGGTCCACCCCGACGTGGTGCCGCGCCGCCGCTGGGCGGCCGAACTCGGCGAGCTGCTGGAACGCGTCGGGCTCGACCCGGACCACGCCGACCGGTACCCGCACCAGTTCTCCGGCGGGCAGCGCCAGCGGATCGGTATCGCCCGCGCGCTGGCGCTGCGGCCCCGCCTGGTGATCTGCGACGAACCGGTGTCCGCGCTGGACGTGTCGATCCAGGCGCAGGTGCTCAACCTGCTCCGTGACCTGCAGCGCGACCTCGGGCTGACGTACCTGTTCATCTCGCACGACCTGTCCGTGGTGCGGCACGTCGCGGACCGGGTCGCGGTGCTCTACCTCGGCCGGGTCGTGGAGGAGGCGCCCACCGCGGAGATCTTCGCCGCGCCGGCCCACCCGTACACCCGGGCGTTGCTGTCCGCGGTGCCCCGGCTGCGGCCGTGGCGGGAGGTGGCGCCGGAACCGGTCGTGCTCGCCGGCGACCTCCCGTCGCCGGCGAACCCGCCGTCCGGCTGCCGCTTCCGTACCCGCTGCGCGCAGGCCGCGGAGGTGTGCGCCGCCGAGGTCCCGGACCTGGTGCCCCGCGGTACCCACCCGGTCGCCTGCCATCTCGTGCCGCGCTGA